In one window of Gossypium arboreum isolate Shixiya-1 chromosome 4, ASM2569848v2, whole genome shotgun sequence DNA:
- the LOC108488557 gene encoding protein IQ-DOMAIN 2-like yields the protein MVVLSKESLLLRVQGKEKPEIKRTFLEKKVHLDPTGSDAAKLSPLPQPEEVKLIEPEVEQSKQTYPVAVANSAAVPALVALQAIRHQLNTDARFAGKSKEEVAAIKIQAAFRAYLAKRALRALRGLARLKSLMEGIAARRQASGSLRCMQTLSRMQCQIHARRTRMMEENQALQRQLLQKLAKEIVNLQMGEDWDDSVRSKEQIEASLLSKHEAAMRRERTMAYSFTHQQTWKNASRSMNPLFMDPSNPSWGWSWMERRMTARPWEVRGGMRDREHLDDQSSLKSARSNFGGEISKAYARYQLNLDKQSPKANQKPSRTSSLLSPSTPKSASIPARKLKSASPRSGVAGLDDETRSIVSMKSDRNRRHSIAGSSVRDNESLANSPSLPSYMVPTKSARAKTSLQSPLGPETNGTPEKEPIASTKKRLSYPPSPARLRRHSGLPKVDGSISNTKVAVVNGGDGFFK from the exons ATGGTTGTCCTCTCTAAAGAAAGCCTTCTTCTCAGAGTCCAAGGGAAAGAAAAACCAG AAATCAAAAGAACATTTTTGGAGAAGAAGGTGCATCTGGATCCCACTGGTTCTGATGCAGCCAAGTTATCCCCACTTCCTCAGCCTGAAGAGGTGAAATTAATTGAACCTGAAGTTGAGCAAAGCAAGCAGACTTACCCTGTGGCAGTTGCCAATTCTGCTGCGGTTCCAGCTCTGGTTGCTCTGCAGGCCATTCGACATCAACTTAATACAGATGCTAGGTTTGCCGGAAAATCTAAGGAGGAAGTGGCGGCAATCAAAATTCAAGCAGCTTTCCGAGCTTACCTT GCAAAAAGGGCATTGCGTGCTTTAAGAGGACTGGCTAGGTTGAAATCACTGATGGAAGGGATTGCGGCCAGACGGCAAGCATCGGGTTCCCTTCGGTGCATGCAAACTCTTTCTCGTATGCAGTGTCAGATTCATGCTCGTAGAACCAGGATGATGGAAGAAAACCAGGCTCTTCAGAGACAACTCTTGCAGAAACTTGCAAAAGAGATTGTGAACTTGCAA ATGGGTGAAGATTGGGATGACAGTGTGCGGTCAAAGGAACAAATTGAGGCAAGCTTGTTGAGCAAACATGAGGCTGCCATGAGAAGAGAAAGGACCATGGCGTACTCATTTACTCATCAG CAAACCTGGAAGAATGCTTCGAGATCTATGAATCCATTATTCATGGATCCAAGCAATCCCTCATGGGGATGGAGCTGGATGGAACGGCGGATGACAGCGCGGCCATGGGAGGTTCGTGGTGGCATGAGAGATAGAGAACATCTCGATGACCAGTCATCACTAAAGAGTGCACGAAGCAACTTCGGTGGAGAAATCAGCAAAGCGTATGCTCGTTATCAACTCAATTTGGATAAGCAATCCCCGAAGGCCAACCAAAAGCCAAGCCGAACTTCAAGCCTCCTATCCCCTTCTACTCCTAAGTCAGCATCCATACCAGCCCGGAAGCTGAAGTCAGCAAGCCCGAGGAGTGGTGTGGCTGGATTAGATGATGAAACAAGAAGCATAGTCAGTATGAAGTCTGACAGAAACCGGAGACACAGCATCGCAGGCTCCTCAGTGCGTGATAATGAGAGCCTTGCCAACTCTCCATCACTTCCAAGTTACATGGTACCAACTAAGTCTGCAAGAGCTAAGACCAGTTTGCAGAGCCCCTTGGGACCAGAAACAAATGGAACACCTGAGAAGGAGCCAATTGCATCTACTAAGAAACGGCTTTCTTATCCGCCTTCACCGGCCAGGCTAAGGCGCCACTCCGGTCTGCCAAAAGTGGACGGTAGCATTAGCAATACAAAAGTTGCAGTGGTGAATGGAGGGGACggttttttcaaataa